One part of the Janthinobacterium sp. 17J80-10 genome encodes these proteins:
- a CDS encoding DUF445 domain-containing protein, translating into MKMDSYSVLEREQLAQLARFRRIATGLLLMMAVVFVVAKRLEVAYPWLALVRAFAEAAMVGALADWFAVTALFKHPLGLPIPHTAIIRRNKDRIGASIANFLEHNFMTREVISEELAEVDFAAALASWLEAPGNGRRLAHQLAGTIPALLRMMEDKDVGHFLQQRVSATLQEVRFAPLLGGLLAILKAGGQHQRVFDHVIELAADALDRNQPYIRQKIHDSSPRWLPKSIDEKFFVRLVDELNNILDEMREEDSEWRGRFEFAFENFIEQLKTSPDYEARIDRWIREMLAQNEFRGYITQIWQDIKARLLQDVEAEDSKTVARLEQALVALARALEQDRVVSDKLNRWLRGFATETIVHRRGEIAQLVERVIRKWDGETIARKVELHVGKDLQYIRINGTLVGGMVGLVLHLVALALG; encoded by the coding sequence ATGAAGATGGATTCCTATTCGGTTCTTGAGCGGGAGCAACTGGCCCAACTCGCGAGATTCCGCCGCATTGCCACCGGCTTGCTGCTGATGATGGCTGTCGTCTTTGTCGTCGCCAAGCGTCTCGAAGTGGCCTATCCCTGGCTCGCCTTGGTGCGCGCTTTTGCCGAAGCCGCCATGGTCGGCGCGCTGGCCGACTGGTTCGCTGTCACGGCGCTCTTCAAGCATCCCCTCGGCTTGCCGATCCCGCATACGGCCATTATCCGCCGCAACAAGGACCGCATCGGCGCCAGCATCGCCAATTTTCTGGAACATAACTTCATGACGCGCGAGGTCATCAGCGAAGAGTTGGCCGAGGTTGATTTCGCTGCTGCGCTGGCATCCTGGCTGGAAGCGCCTGGCAATGGCCGGCGGCTCGCCCATCAGCTGGCCGGCACAATTCCGGCACTCTTGCGCATGATGGAGGATAAGGACGTGGGCCATTTCCTGCAACAGCGCGTCAGCGCTACGCTGCAGGAAGTGCGCTTTGCGCCGTTGCTGGGAGGATTGCTGGCGATCCTGAAGGCGGGTGGCCAGCATCAGCGCGTATTCGATCATGTGATCGAGCTGGCCGCCGATGCGCTGGACCGCAACCAGCCGTATATTCGCCAGAAAATCCATGACAGCTCGCCACGCTGGCTCCCCAAATCGATCGATGAAAAATTTTTCGTGCGCCTGGTGGACGAATTAAACAATATTCTCGATGAAATGCGCGAGGAGGATAGCGAATGGCGCGGCCGTTTTGAATTTGCTTTTGAGAATTTTATTGAGCAATTAAAAACGTCCCCGGATTATGAAGCCCGGATTGATCGCTGGATCCGCGAAATGCTGGCGCAAAATGAATTTCGTGGCTACATCACCCAGATATGGCAAGACATCAAGGCCCGCCTGTTGCAGGACGTGGAAGCGGAAGATTCAAAAACGGTTGCCCGACTGGAACAGGCCCTTGTCGCTCTGGCAAGGGCGCTCGAACAGGATCGGGTCGTCAGTGACAAGCTGAATCGCTGGTTGCGAGGATTCGCCACGGAAACCATCGTGCATCGCCGGGGGGAAATAGCGCAATTGGTGGAACGGGTGATCCGCAAGTGGGACGGGGAAACGATCGCACGCAAGGTGGAGCTGCACGTTGGCAAGGATTTGCAATATATCCGTATCAACGGCACGCTTGTCGGCGGGATGGTCGGGCTCGTGCTGCATCTTGTTGCGCTGGCTCTGGGTTGA